Proteins co-encoded in one Erinaceus europaeus chromosome X, mEriEur2.1, whole genome shotgun sequence genomic window:
- the TKTL1 gene encoding transketolase-like protein 1 — protein sequence MEEPVDMAEAEASSAAAQEAKPDAKTLQILRDMANRLRIRSIRASCASSSGHPTSCSSAAEIMSVLFFHVMRYKQADPESPDNDRFILSKRLSFVEVATKWVGQGLGVACGMAYTGKYFDKASYRVYCLMGDVESSEGSVWEALAFASYYNLDNLVAIFDVNRLGHSCTLPLEHCIELYQKRCEAFGWNTYVVDGRDVEALCEVFWQATQVKNKPTAVVAKTFKGRGLPSVEDSENWHGKPMPKERADAIIKLIESQIETNRNLDPKPPIEDSPVVNITDIEMTSAPAYNVGDKIATRKACGLALVKLGHANDRVVVLDGDTKNSTFSELFKKEHPERFIECFIAEQNMVSVALGCTTRGRTVAFASSFSAFLTRAFDQLRMGALSESNVNLIGSHCGVSIGEDGPSQMALEDLAMFRAIPNCTIFYPSDAVSTEYAVFLAAKTKGMCFIRTSRPETAVLYTPQDSFAVGQAKIVRHSVDDKVTVIAAGVTLHEALLAADELARKDIAIRVIDLFTVKPLDVITIITSAKATGGRVVTVEDHHPEGGIGEAVCAAVAMEPDIVVEQLAVVGVPRSGRSSELLNMFGIGASQIIQAVENLLEMD from the exons ATGGAGGAACCTGTGGACATGGCGGAGGCTGAGGCGAGCTCGGCTGCAGCCCAAGAGGCCAAGCCCGACGCGAAGACTTTGCAGATCCTCCGAGACATGGCCAACCGCCTGCGCATCCGCTCCATCAGAGCCTCATGCGCTTCGAGCTCCGG CCACCCCACATCGTGCAGCAGCGCTGCTGAGATCATGTCTGTGCTCTTCTTCCATGTCATGAGATACAAGCAGGCAGACCCGGAGAGCCCGGACAACGACCGATTCATCCTCTCCAAG AGACTGTCATTTGTTGAGGTGGCAACCAAATGGGTCGGACAAGGACTGGGAGTGGCATGCGGGATGGCATACACTGGCAAGTACTTTGACAAGGCCAG CTACCGCGTGTACTGCCTCATGGGAGATGTGGAGTCCTCAGAGGGCTCCGTCTGGGAGGCCCTGGCCTTTGCCTCCTACTACAATCTGGACAACCTGGTAGCCATCTTCGATGTGAACCGCCTGGGCCACAGCTGCACTTTGCCCCTCGAGCACTGCATTGAACTCTACCAGAAGCGCTGTGAAGCCTTTGG GTGGAACACTTACGTGGTGGACGGCCGCGATGTGGAAGCACTGTGCGAGGTGTTCTGGCAGGCAACCCAGGTGAAGAACAAGCCCACTGCCGTGGTGGCCAAGACCTTCAAGGGCCGAGGCCTCCCAA GTGTTGAGGATTCAGAGAACTGGCACGGAAAGCCTATGCCAAAAGAGAGAGCAGATGCGATCATCAAGCTGATTGAGAGCCAGATCGAAACCAACCGCAATCTGGATCCAAAGCCTCCTATTGAGGATTCACCAGTTGTCAACATCACTGACATAGAAATGACCTCTGCGCCTGCTTACAATGTTGGCGACAAG ATAGCTACTCGAAAAGCGTGTGGCTTGGCTCTGGTTAAATTGGGCCATGCCAACGACAGAGTTGTGGTGCTGGATGGCGACACCAAGAACTCCACCTTCTCCGAGTTGTTCAAGAAGGAGCACCCTGAGCGCTTCATTGAGTGTTTCATTGCTGAGCAAAACATG GTGAGTGTGGCACTGGGTTGCACCACCCGTGGGCGAACCGTCGCTTTTGCCAGCTCCTTCTCTGCTTTTCTGACCCGAGCATTCGATCAGCTCCGCATGGGTGCTCTCTCGGAATCCAATGTCAACCTCATTGGCTCCCACTGCGGGGTGTCCATAG GTGAAGACGGCCCCTCCCAGATGGCCCTGGAGGACCTGGCCATGTTCCGAGCTATTCCTAACTGCACCATCTTCTACCCGAGTGACGCGGTGTCCACTGAGTATGCTGTCTTCCTGGCAGCCAAGACCAAG GGGATGTGCTTCATTAGAACCAGCCGTCCAGAAACTGCGGTTCTTTACACCCCACAGGATAGCTTCGCAGTTGGGCAGGCCAAG ATTGTGCGCCACAGTGTCGACGACAAGGTCACGGTTATTGCAGCTGGAGTGACTCTCCATGAAGCCTTGCTAGCCGCTGACGAACTCGCCAGGAAAG ATATCGCTATTCGTGTCATCGACCTGTTCACAGTCAAACCTCTGGATGTGATCACCATTATCACCAGTGCCAAAGCCACAGGCGGACGTGTTGTCACCGTGGAGGACCACCACCCAGAAG GTGGCATCGGAGAAGCCGTCTGTGCAGCTGTCGCCATGGAGCCTGACATTGTGGTTGAACAGCTGGCAGTGGTAGGAGTGCCTCGGAGCGGAAGGTCAAGTGAACTGCTGAATATGTTTGGGATCGGTGCCAGTCAGATCATACAGGCTGTGGAGAACCTTCTGGAGATGGACTAG